DNA from Methanofastidiosum sp.:
ATCTATGGGCGATATAGTAAGGGAAGAAACTGTAAAAAGAGGGTACCCACTCGAAGAAAGTGGAAAAGTTGCACAGATGCTTAGAGATAAAGAAGGTCTTGATGCAATTGCAATTCTGACTTTGGACAAAATAAGAGAAACTCATGATGATAAATTTTTGATTGAAGGCATAAGAGGAATAATGGAAATTGAAAGATTTAGGGATGAAATTGACTTTTTCTTGGTGGGCATACATACATCGCCTAGATTAAGATTCGAACGATTGAAAAATAGAGAAAGGGAAGATGATCCTGAAACTTTTGAAGAATTTCATAAAAGAGATTTAAGAGAGCTTTCATGGGGGTTAGGCGAAGCTCTAGCGTTATCAGATATTATTATTGATAACAATGGCAGCATAGAAGAATTCAGGATAAATATTGACAAGGTGATTAAAAAATATGGGCTTTAAATTGAAAGTATTTGCTGAAGTAAAACCAACAGAAGATGTCGAAAAGGTAAAAATGTCAATATTAAATATATTCCCGGATATCACTCTAGAAGAAAAAGATAATGAAATTATTGGTTATTCTGAAGAAGAAAATGTTATTTCAAGATTCATCGAATTAGTATACTCTGAAGCTATTAGAGATAGTGTCAATATGGTCTTAAGGGAAGGTACTCGTGGGACTAAGATTTCTTTTTCTATGAATAAACAAGCTGCATTTGCAGGTAGGGTTAATCTATCAAAAGTTTCGCCTCTGGGAGCACTTAAAGTTAAAATCTACGCAGAAGACCCTTACGAATTTATCGATAAGATAGTGCCTAAAACAATTTGAGATAATATAATAAAGACATTAGTAACTATCTTTTTTGATTCCACTCGTCTGATTGATATTTATCTAAGGACAATTTTCTCGCAATGCTTAATTCCTCTTTAGAAATATTGTCTTCTTTAGCTTTCCCAAAAGTTTCTTCAAATCCTTCTTTTAAACATTTAAGTAATTCTTTTTTATTCAAACTGTACCCTTCAATGGAAAGATTTGTAACTCTTTTCTTTATTTCAATTTTCTTATCAGATATCCTAAGAACTCTTTCCATTAACTCTAGATCTGTATTGTACATTAGGGTTCCATGTTGTAAAATAACTCCCAATCTTCTCGTTTGAGCAGAGCCAGAAAGTTTTTTTGAATTCAATGTAAGATCATTTAGAGGTTTGAATTCTACATTTATTCCGAGAGTATTTAATCCTTTGATGACTCCCCCGTATATATAATGAAATGAATCTAAAATATTTTCTGGAGCATTTTTCTCTGACATAACAACTGAGTAGGTTATCTCGCCTTCTGAATCGTGGAAAACATTTCCTCCACCCGTTATTCTTCTGACATAGTCAATATTATTTTTATTGCAGTAATCAAGATCAATTGAAGATTCTAATCTTTGGAAGTAACCTATTGACACACACGAAGGAAAGAAGGAATAGAATCTGAATGTATCGATTATTTTATCTTTTGCCCTTAGTGATAATAGAGCCTCATCCAATCCCATTGAAAGAAATCCATCTTCTTCCCTATATTTTAAATATCTCACAAAGAAGTTACTATAGAAAAGTATTTATATGTTTACGCAATCTTGTTGATTGGGAAGGGAAATGGAGGAAAAATTTAGAATCCTCTCATATTTTTTCACCTCTAGTGCTAGATTTCCCTTCCCTCGTTAAGGGCTTTAGGAGGCATCTTATGTATCAAAAAATTTTAAAACTGCTTGAGAATGAAGAATCTCCTCTTTCTGCTGAGGCCATAAGTGAAAAAACTAAGGAAAGTTTAATGAAAACAAAATCTCTTTTGTTGAGATTACAGGAAGAAGGAAAAGTTGAAAGTACAAAAAAAGACGATATGATAGTCTGGCAAATAAAGAAAAAGGATGATACTGAAAAGAAGTATGAAAAGATGGTAAGATAATGCCTTTGTCTCACCCCTTACTCAAAGGGGAGATTTCACCTAGAGCCTATCAAGAAACTATTTTTGTAAAAAGTAAAGATAAAAACACTTTAGTTATTTTGCCAACTGGGCTTGGAAAAACATACATAGCAATTCTACTTACGGCGTATACCCTTCAATCTAAAGAAAAAAAAGTTTTAGTCCTTGCACCTACTAAACCACTAGCGGAACAACATTTAAAATCATTTTCAGAGATATTAAATATTGAAAAAGAAAGTTTTTCTCTTCTAACTGGAACTGTATCCCCTATAAAAAGGGAGGATCTTTATACAGAATCATTAGTTATTATAGCGACTCCACAGGTGATAGAAAACGACATTCTAACTGGAAAAATAGACCTAGATGAATTTGGACTTATAATTTTTGATGAGGCGCACCGTGCAACGGGGGATTATGCTTATACATACATAGCGGAAAAGGCAATCTCAAAAGATATAAGAATATTAGGATTAACTGCATCCCCTGCATCTGACAAAGAAAAGATGCAGGATATAATCAAAAATCTTGGAATAGAAAATATTGAAATTAGAAATGAAAATTCGCCTGATGTAAAATCATATGTTCAAGAATTAGATATTTCATGGATTTCTGTAAAACTTCCAGAAGAATTTCTAGAAATTAAAAAGTTACTCGAAATTTTACTAAAAAAGGAAATTAAAGATCTAAAAGATCTAGGATTTTTTTCATCGTTAGAAGTGACAAAGAAAGAAATACTTGCTACAGTACCAAAAATAAACAATAAAATTAAAGAAGTGCCATTAAAAGAAAAATCAGTTTATTATGGGGCTCTCAAATCTCAAGCAAAGGCCCTAAAGATACATCACGCTCTGGAGCTACTAGAAACTCAAGGGATATCTCCCTTGATATCCTATTTTAAAAGAATGAGAGAAGGCAAAAGTCGTTCTTCTATTGAATTACTTTCTGAAAAAAATATAATGAAGATATTGACAATGGCCGATAATCTTAGTCAACGAGGTATTGAACATCCAAAGCTTTCAAAATTATATGAAATTGTAGTCAATGAAGTAAAAAAAGGCAAGAACATAATAATTTTTTCACATTATAGAGATACTACTATGAGAATCGTGAAAGAGTTAAGTAAATTTGAAGGCGTGAATGTTGAAAGATTTGTTGGTCAAGCTTCAAAAAAAGGGGATGAAGGCCTATCTCAGAAAAAGCAAAAAGAGATAATTGAAAGATTTAGATTAGGAGAATTTAATGTCCTTGTTGCCACCTCCGTTGCAGAAGAGGGGCTTGATATACCAGAGGTAGACATGGTGATATTATTTGAACCTGTTCCTTCAGAGATAAGATCAATTCAAAGAAGAGGTAGAACTGCTAGAAGAAGAAGTGGAGAAGTCGTAATTCTTATGGCGGAAAAAACAAGAGACGAAGGATATTATTGGGCAAGTAAAAAGAAAGAAAGACAGATGAAACATACTGTAATGGAACTAAAACGAGATTTTACTAAAAATGAAGGGGTGTCTATGGCTGAGAAGGGTCAGAGTAAATTAAAGGATTTTTTGGTGATGCCAGAAATAATAGTGGACGACAGAGAAGACAAAAGAGTGGTAAAAATACTATCAGAGATTGCAAGGATTAAGGTAAATCGTTTAGACGTAGGCGACTATATCTTATCTAATAGAATAGGGGTTGAAAGAAAATCTTCTCATGATTTTATAGAATCTCTTATCAAAGGAACTCTTTTCCCACAAATTTTATCTCTATCAAACGCTTATGAAGTTCCCTTATTAATAGTTGAAGGAGAAGATGTCTATTCAGTAAGAAATATGGATAAAAAATCCATACGTGGGGCAATTATATCCGCCATGGTTGATCTCAGAGTTAGAGTTATTTTTACTAATACCCCGGAAGAAACAGCAAATTATCTTGTAGAGATATCATTAAGGGAGCAGAAAGAAAAAGATAGACTGCCCGCAATTAGGGGTGAAAAAAAAGTAATGAGTTTAAAAGAAAAACAGCTATTTATAGTAGAAGGCCTTCCAGAGGTATCTTCAGTTCTTTCAAGGAGGCTTTTGAGAAGGTTTGGCAGCGTTCTTGGAGTTTTCAACGCTGATGAAATAGAACTCAAGGACGTTGAAGGCGTTGGAGAAATTAAGGCTAAGAAGATAAGAGATGTTATAGATTCTCAGTATGAAGAAATTTAATTTCTTTATTGCTAATCAATAATTAACCAAAAGATTTAAATATTAAAAAGCAATAATTTATATTAGCAGTAATAGGTGATTAGTTATGAGAGGAAAAAACGATGATGAAGCAAGAAAATTCTTTAAACAGGCAAAAAGAATGAAAGATAGGGCTGAAGTAAATATAAAAAAGAGAAATTTCTTTCTAGCATCTATTGAAATAGATGTCGCAAACAGACTTCTTGAAGAAGGAAGTAAGTTTCTCTAAATTTTATTTTTAATTTTGTATACTTTTCTAATCAATCTATTAGTTAATTAAAATTCGAAAATCAGCGTAATCGTATTATACAATAGCCT
Protein-coding regions in this window:
- the fliE gene encoding flagellar hook-basal body complex protein FliE, whose translation is MIAVVGMPGSGKSEFVNIALNFGYRFISMGDIVREETVKRGYPLEESGKVAQMLRDKEGLDAIAILTLDKIRETHDDKFLIEGIRGIMEIERFRDEIDFFLVGIHTSPRLRFERLKNREREDDPETFEEFHKRDLRELSWGLGEALALSDIIIDNNGSIEEFRINIDKVIKKYGL
- a CDS encoding lipoate--protein ligase family protein, translating into MRYLKYREEDGFLSMGLDEALLSLRAKDKIIDTFRFYSFFPSCVSIGYFQRLESSIDLDYCNKNNIDYVRRITGGGNVFHDSEGEITYSVVMSEKNAPENILDSFHYIYGGVIKGLNTLGINVEFKPLNDLTLNSKKLSGSAQTRRLGVILQHGTLMYNTDLELMERVLRISDKKIEIKKRVTNLSIEGYSLNKKELLKCLKEGFEETFGKAKEDNISKEELSIARKLSLDKYQSDEWNQKR
- a CDS encoding ArsR family transcriptional regulator, whose translation is MYQKILKLLENEESPLSAEAISEKTKESLMKTKSLLLRLQEEGKVESTKKDDMIVWQIKKKDDTEKKYEKMVR
- a CDS encoding DEAD/DEAH box helicase family protein produces the protein MPLSHPLLKGEISPRAYQETIFVKSKDKNTLVILPTGLGKTYIAILLTAYTLQSKEKKVLVLAPTKPLAEQHLKSFSEILNIEKESFSLLTGTVSPIKREDLYTESLVIIATPQVIENDILTGKIDLDEFGLIIFDEAHRATGDYAYTYIAEKAISKDIRILGLTASPASDKEKMQDIIKNLGIENIEIRNENSPDVKSYVQELDISWISVKLPEEFLEIKKLLEILLKKEIKDLKDLGFFSSLEVTKKEILATVPKINNKIKEVPLKEKSVYYGALKSQAKALKIHHALELLETQGISPLISYFKRMREGKSRSSIELLSEKNIMKILTMADNLSQRGIEHPKLSKLYEIVVNEVKKGKNIIIFSHYRDTTMRIVKELSKFEGVNVERFVGQASKKGDEGLSQKKQKEIIERFRLGEFNVLVATSVAEEGLDIPEVDMVILFEPVPSEIRSIQRRGRTARRRSGEVVILMAEKTRDEGYYWASKKKERQMKHTVMELKRDFTKNEGVSMAEKGQSKLKDFLVMPEIIVDDREDKRVVKILSEIARIKVNRLDVGDYILSNRIGVERKSSHDFIESLIKGTLFPQILSLSNAYEVPLLIVEGEDVYSVRNMDKKSIRGAIISAMVDLRVRVIFTNTPEETANYLVEISLREQKEKDRLPAIRGEKKVMSLKEKQLFIVEGLPEVSSVLSRRLLRRFGSVLGVFNADEIELKDVEGVGEIKAKKIRDVIDSQYEEI